The following is a genomic window from Bacteroidota bacterium.
TGGAGTTGAAGACATCGATAAAATACCTTTGAGAAGGCTGCAGTGGGTGAAAGAAAAAATTGATGATATGAATATTCCTTATAAAGTCGATATAATAGATTTTAAAAGGGTCTCTGCCGGTTTTTATAAAACTGCCAAAGAAAAAATAATCGAATGGAAAAATTAAAGAATATTATACAAGATACTGAGAAAGCTCTGACGCAGTTAAACAGAGCATTGCAAGAAAAGTTCTCGGATATCGTCCGTGATGCAGCAATACAGAGATTCGAATTTACTTTCGAATTGTTCTGGAAGCTTGTTAAGGCATATTTAAACTTCGTAGAAGGCATAGATTGTTATTCCCCAAAGAATTGCTTTAGGGAGCTTTTACCAGTCACATTAGCTTCAGAAGACGAGGTTGAACTTTTACTAAAAATGTGCGACCATAGAAACCTAACATCGCATGTTTATGACGAAGAAGTTTCCAAGGAGGTTTTCAGCGCAATACCTTCTTACTACAATATCATGAATGTAATTTTAAGTCGTATAAAAGCAAAATAAAAGGAATTACTCCAACGACATCCTGCA
Proteins encoded in this region:
- a CDS encoding HI0074 family nucleotidyltransferase substrate-binding subunit, giving the protein MEKLKNIIQDTEKALTQLNRALQEKFSDIVRDAAIQRFEFTFELFWKLVKAYLNFVEGIDCYSPKNCFRELLPVTLASEDEVELLLKMCDHRNLTSHVYDEEVSKEVFSAIPSYYNIMNVILSRIKAK